The genomic region AGAAAGAAGGCTTCAGCTCCTCAGGAGCAGGCGAAACCAGGCTCAGGATGGAAGAGTTACGGTATCATGATGCAGAGCACTCCTAGGGTGATGTGGGGATGAAACTGTATAGGGTTCATGCGGATACAGGAGATACCTTCATTGTGGCCCACGATCAAAAGGAAAACAAGGACAGACTAAAGACGGAAAATAACGAGTTTGAGATAGAGTATGTCGGTCAGGGTACAAGGGAAGGAGAAATAATCCTGAAGATTAACGGTGAGATGCACAGGGTCTTCATAGACAACGGATGGATAATTCTTGACAATGCAAGGATATTCAGGGCAGAGAGAGTTACAGAGCTTCCCACTCAGGAAGGACAGACACTGGACGAGATGATCAAAGGT from Metallosphaera sedula DSM 5348 harbors:
- a CDS encoding biotin/lipoyl-binding protein, encoding MKLYRVHADTGDTFIVAHDQKENKDRLKTENNEFEIEYVGQGTREGEIILKINGEMHRVFIDNGWIILDNARIFRAERVTELPTQEGQTLDEMIKGKEGEVLSPLQGRVVQVRVKEGDAVNKGQPLLSIEAMKSETIVSAPISGLVEKVLVKAGQGVKKGDILVVIK